The Syntrophorhabdaceae bacterium genome includes the window GGTGCCTACAAATGCTACAGCGTCCCCCCTTTCGATGAACGGCATCATCCTCTCGAACATGATCGGGTCCCGCTTTTCCACGATGGACTCGCAACGGGACGGAAAATCCCCGATTGCCGATACCACGGTCCCTATATCGCCCTTAAGATAGTGACGCGCGTGGTGCTTTGCAAATTTCTCCCATTCCTTCATCCTGCGAAAAAAATTGACGATCCTTTCAATGGGTATGCCGTTTAATGCTTCGATCTGCTCCTCGATGGTTTCGAGGTAATGGATATCTTTACCCAGTTCTTTAGCCACTGATAGTGCTTCAAGGTCAACGGAATATATCCAGCCCCTTTTTTTCAGGTAATGCGACCAGATCACGAAGAAGGCCATCCATGGTTTCAACCTGTTGATTTCGTCGGGGATGA containing:
- a CDS encoding TraB/GumN family protein gives rise to the protein MVFWRSREKKFRMVWEIERDGMKNFLAGSAHFFPYSFRQSLIELIGRTTSVLFEGPLDETNMGKVRQDGIEAKEAEKITDLLDKKTLSEISREFMETVPPDDSLSLYADLFNRDKKTLIPDEINRLKPWMAFFVIWSHYLKKRGWIYSVDLEALSVAKELGKDIHYLETIEEQIEALNGIPIERIVNFFRRMKEWEKFAKHHARHYLKGDIGTVVSAIGDFPSRCESIVEKRDPIMFERMMPFIERGDAVAFVGTTHIRGIKGMLEEKGYTVTKP